The Neurospora crassa OR74A linkage group V, whole genome shotgun sequence sequence TACATTGACGTCGACTCGCAAGATGTAGAAACCACACACGGAAGCAAACCAGCTACACGACCAAAGGTGGTGTCCAGAATGACCATGATAGTAGTGTAAGTAAATAACAGAAATCGAGCGCTATTCATGCAACAACggggtacctaggtaccaagcTAGGTAGTAACAAGCAAGCCAGCACTGGACTGTAGActacatcatcaacaccgcCCACCGTCCATTCACGGCCTCGGCGCCATCATATCCTATCCTGCCCTGTCCCCCCTTTTTTACTTTGTTttatttctctttttcttcttcttcttatccaACCCTTGAGACTTACAAGACAGCCTTGGGCATGAACTTCATAGCCTGCCTGACACCAAGATCGCCAAGGACCTCCTCGGCACCACCGAGAATGGCATCGAACTTGTAGCCGCGGTTAAAGTTCTCAATGACGCGACCCATGCCGGTCTGGGTCAGGCCACGACCACCCCAGATCTGCACGGACTCGTCGGCGATCTCGTGGGCGGCGCGCGTGCACGACATCTTGAGCAGGGCGATGGGACCGCCGAGGTGCTTGGCTTGTTCCGAGTAGGGCATGTGGTTCATTTGGTAGCTGGGAGGGAGATGGTGTGTTAGCTGGGTTTGattggaaggaagggagaagtgggaggggaaaaaaggaaggagaggagaggaaaggcgaggaaaggagaggaggaagaaaaaaaaacaaaaaaaaacaaaacataCGTGATGGTCTCGAGCCAAGACTGATGAGATTCGCACAGGGCAATCATCTTGGCCAACTTTTGGCGAATGACGGGCTGATCGATCAAACGCTTGCCAAAGACAAGACGCTGGTGAGACCACTTGAGGGACTCTTCAACGACGAGGCGCATGTAGCGGATGGTGGCGCAGGCCATCATCCAGCGCTCGTGGTTGAAGTTGGAGAGGATGACGTAGATGCCCTTGTTCTCCTCGCCGAGCAAGTTCTCGACGGGCACCTTGACGTTGTCGAAGGTGATGTAGGTGGTACCGGCGGCGGGCGAGTACGAGGTCTTGATGGGCTTGGTCTCGACGCCCTCGCCGCGctcgatgaggaggacaCTCAAACCCTTGTCGGTCTTGACGCCGGTGACGAAGTAGTCGCAGAAGACACCGTTGGTGATCCACTTCTTGGTGCCGTTGACAATGTAGTGCTTGCCGTCGGGGGTCTTGGTGGCCGTGGTGCGCAGGCCGGCGACGTCGGAGCCGGCAAAGGCCTCGGTGATGGCCAGGcagatcttcttcttgccggcGAAGACCTCCTCAGTGATGCGCTTCTTGAGAGCCGGGTTCTTGTCGCCGTAGTTGAGGATGCACGTCAGGCCGATGGCCATACCGGCCATGTTGCCGTCCTGGAAGCCGCGGCAGGCGACGCGCACCTGCTCCTGCGCCATGATCATGTCGTGGAAGTAGTCGAACTCCTCGCCCTTGACGGCGCCGTCCAGCAGGTTGACGCCGTGCAGGTGCTTGCCGGGACCCATGCGCATGTGCAAGATGCCGGCCTTGGACATCTTGTCGATCAGGTCCTGGCTGATGAGCTCGCCGGtgcgctccttctcgagAGCCTCGGGGGCGA is a genomic window containing:
- the acd-2 gene encoding acyl-CoA dehydrogenase is translated as MTNVLNVPDKTFTREEVKKHNTEDSTWFIIDSVVYDVSEFLDAHPGGEAVLRQVAGQDATSAFYNLHRHEVLIKYNDLAIGSIKGEKQSIITPRPGDLSPVPYAEPLWLTPQFKSPYFNDSHRSLQKAIRKFTDEVIAPEALEKERTGELISQDLIDKMSKAGILHMRMGPGKHLHGVNLLDGAVKGEEFDYFHDMIMAQEQVRVACRGFQDGNMAGMAIGLTCILNYGDKNPALKKRITEEVFAGKKKICLAITEAFAGSDVAGLRTTATKTPDGKHYIVNGTKKWITNGVFCDYFVTGVKTDKGLSVLLIERGEGVETKPIKTSYSPAAGTTYITFDNVKVPVENLLGEENKGIYVILSNFNHERWMMACATIRYMRLVVEESLKWSHQRLVFGKRLIDQPVIRQKLAKMIALCESHQSWLETITYQMNHMPYSEQAKHLGGPIALLKMSCTRAAHEIADESVQIWGGRGLTQTGMGRVIENFNRGYKFDAILGGAEEVLGDLGVRQAMKFMPKAVL